CGGCGTGGCTCAGTCCATCGAGTGGGGGCAATTCCTTCATAGCAAAAGCTTACCATCTTCTGTCAAAGCTGGGCTCAGGTCAACCCAGTTGAGCAATTACGGATCACCTTATGCGAGAGATTATCCTGACTGCTTAGCGATTGTAGAGCAAAAAGTTAAACCTGACAGAATAGTTAACAAATACAGCAAATCCGCTCGTGAAAAATGGTGGCTCTATGAGAGAGCACGACCAGAGCTAAATGCAGCAATTACGGGTTTAACACGAATGTTTGTTATTCCTCGTGTTAGCAAGTTTTTTACCGTCTCAGTTTCTTCTACAAACGTTGTTGCAAGTGAGGCAACAGTAGTAATTGCCTCAGAATCATTTGCAGATTTCGCACTACTTCAATCCTTATTTCACCAACTGTGGACATTTTCATATCAAAGCAGCCTTGAAACACGAGGTAGATATACACCTTCTGACTGCTTTGAAACTTTTCCCTTCCCCACACCCGATCCCTCAGACCTCAGCACCCAATTCCCAACCCTCAACGCGATTGGCGAAACCTACTACACCCATCGTCAGGCAGTCATGCGTAATCGGCAGGAAGGGCTGACTAAAACCTACAACCGCTTCCATGATCCCAATGAGACAGCAAATGATATTCAGAAATTGCGAGAGTTGCACATTGAGATGGATCGGGAGGTAGCAAACGCCTACGGCTGGCAAGACCTCGACTTAGGGCACGATTTCCACACCACTAAACAAGGCATCCGCTTCACCATCAGCGAAACGGCAAGACGCGAAGTGCTCGATCGGTTGTTGGAGTTGAATCATCAACGGTATGCCGAGGAGGTTGCCCAGGGTTTGCACGATAAGAAAAAGGCAAAGGGCAAAGGGCAGAAGGCAAAGGGCAAAGCTCAACCGTCTAAAGTAGACTCAGAGAAACCAATGCAAGGTAGCTTATTTTAATGAGCTACCAATTTCCGATCTTTGAGGTTCCAGTAGATGCTGCCGAAGCAGAAGAAGCAATGGGCAGTAGGTTCAAATTCTGGTTCAAGCATCCAGAATTTGGGAACTGTCTCTTTAAGCAAACCCGCTCCAATACAGGTGAAGACTGGACAGAAAAAATCGCGGCTGAACTGGCTCAATTATTAGGATTGCCTCACGCAACCTACGAACTGGCTGTATGGCGAGGACAAAATGGGGTAATCTCACCGAATTTCTTACTCGAAAATACTGCACTGATTCATGGCAATGATATTCTCGCTGGCTTGGCATCAAACTATCCCAGAGATCAAGGTTATCGCCTGTCCCAACATACAGTCTCCATTGTTTGTGCAGCCCTCAAAAGACCAGGCTTACAACTCCCGCTCGGCTGGGTTTCACCCCCAGGTATTACTGAAGCCATATCTACTTTTGTAGGCTACTTGCTCCTAGATGCTTGGATTGGCAATGGCGATCGCCATCACGAAAACTGGGGATTTGTAGTGCGCTTACCAGAGGGAATTCCCCATCTTGCTCCAACCTATGATCATGCGTCTTGCTTGGGACGGGAATTACTGGATGCCAAACGGCAAGAGAAACTACAGCAGCAAACCGTTAAACAGTACACTGAAAAATCCAGATCCGCTTTTTATCAGCAGCAGGGTGATAGACGACCAATGCTGACGTTTGATGTCTTTGTAGCGATCGCCCGTCAATATCCCCGATCAGCCAAGATATGGCTCAACCAATTAGCCAAAATCTCACTACAAGAGGTGAAAGACCTCCTTCAGCAAGTCCCAGGCAGTCGAATCTCTCCAGTTGCTCTAGAATTTGGATACCAAATGCTCGAAATTAATAGAAGCAGGCTATTGCGCTTACAAAAGGACTTAACTTGAAAACCCTATTTCTAGCTTGGCAAGACCCTACCTCCCGAACCTGGTTTCCAGTCGGGAAGCTGACCTATGAAGAAGGTCTGTATCAATTCAGCTATCTTCAGGGAGCAATCGAAGCCAAAGAAAAGGCAAACTTTCAGCCTCTCTGGTCATTTCCTGAGTTCTACCATACTTATACTTCTGCCGAACTTTTTCCTCTTTTTGCTAACCGCCTTCTACGTCCTTCCCGTCCCGACTACAAAGATTTTGTACAGTGGCTTAATATTCCCGAACAACAAGACGACCCAATTGCGCTTCTAGCCCGCAGTGGAGGCAGACGTAAGACTGATAGCTTCGAAGTTTTTCCCTGCCCAGAGCGAGATGAGCAAGGTAATTATCACATCCATTTCTTTGCCCACGGACTGCGACACTTCCCCGACTCTATTCAGCAGTACGTCCAGTCTCTTCAGCCCGAAGCTCCATTACTCGTAACCCATGACCTTCAAAACCCAGTTGATTCACGTGCCCTAATCCTAAGAACCGAGGATCTACACTTTGTTGGTTACTGCCCTCGTTACCTCACCCAAGATGTCTTTGAACTCATCTCCCATTTCCCTAAACAAGTTAGCGTAACTGTAGAGCGCGTAAATCCTCCGCCAACACCGCTCCAATTCCGTTTGCTATGTAGTTTGACTGCTACTTGGTCAGAAGATTTTCAGCCCTTTTCCAGTCCCATTTATCAACCGTTAGCAGAAGAAAATTTTGAGGCGATCGCCTGACCTGAATTACAAGTTACAAAAGTGGCGATCGCAAGATTTTGCGGGTTTACTAGAAAAGGAACCCGGGAAACTGCATCGAAATGCCCTTTGAGATCATTCATAAGCCCACATTCACCAACCAACTCCTCGCCATCCCCAAAGAGCGAGTCATCCAGATATTAGAAAAGATCGAGGTTTTGCGAGATGATCCGAAACCTCATGGGAGTTTGAAAAAGAAGCTGCACGGCTATAAGGGAGACATTTACCGCCTCCGTTCTGGCGATTTTCGCATTATCTACACCTATGGCGACGGTTGGGTTGCACTTCTGGGCGTTGATGCCCGTAAGGATGTCTATAGAGGTGACAAGCTAGTTGCTGAAGAGACGGAGGTTGATGTCACTCCTTTTTCCAGGCTCGATGATTTGTTGACCCTTGAAAAAGCCCCTTCTCCTCAACCTAAATCCTCTCAGCCCGACAACCTACTCCCTGTCGAGCTAACTGAAGATCTGCTCGATCGACTCCTCATCCCCAAAGCTTGCTTTCCTACGCTCCTCGCCTGCCGCACCTTTGATGATTTGCTAGATGCGGTCGTGCCCGATGGGGTACGCGATCGCCTGTTTGACTGCATCACGGCTCCTAACTTCGACCAGGTTCTCAACCAGCCAAACTTTGTCACGGGCAGTTCCGATGAACTCTTGCGCTTCAAAGAAGGAGATTTACTAGGATTCTTGCTCAAACTCAACTCTGAGCAGGAGAAATTTGTCACCTGGGCAGTCAACGCAACGGGTCCAACGCTTCTCAAAGGTGGTCCTGGTACAGGCAAAAGTACTATTGCGCTTTACCGCACCCGTGAGATTCTCAAGCAGCTTCAAGCCACTGGGGTAAGCCAGCCTCGAATTCTCTTTACGACTTACACCAATGCACTCGTTACCTTCTCTGAACAGTTGCTAGGGCAACTTTTGGGCAAGGATGCTCAGTTTGTAGAAGTAAAGACATCAGATACTCCGATGTATTCGTTGATCTGCCAATCCACCGGGAAGCCCAAAATTGCGAACGCTAAGGATTTACTCAAGCTGGTTCAAGAAGCAGTCCCCAAGGCGATCGCTACCCTGGAAGGCAACGTTCTGCAACAGCAAGCCCAACGGCTCATTCTGCAACGACTCCAGCCAGAATATCTGGTTGAGGAACTGAGCGAAGTCATTGACGCTAGAGGGATTGAAACGCTGGAAGATTACCAGGCAACTCCTCGCACAGGTCGCAGCATTGCGCTGAACAAAACTCAGCGTCAAGCGATCTGGAATTTACGGCAGCATTTCAATCAATTCTTGGCAAGTCAGGGTTTGGAAACCTGGGCACAAATGCGAAACCGTGCCTTAGCTCTGCTGCAATCACTACCTCAGCCCCCTGTTTATGATGCCGTCATTGTTGACGAAGCACAGGATCTCAGCCCAACTGTCCTACGATTCCTGGTTCAACTTTGCCGAGAACCGAATCGCCTCTTCATTACTGCGGATGCAAACCAATCCATTTACGGCAGCAGTTTTCGCTGGAGTGATGTTCAC
The sequence above is drawn from the Oscillatoria sp. FACHB-1407 genome and encodes:
- a CDS encoding type IIL restriction-modification enzyme MmeI gives rise to the protein GVAQSIEWGQFLHSKSLPSSVKAGLRSTQLSNYGSPYARDYPDCLAIVEQKVKPDRIVNKYSKSAREKWWLYERARPELNAAITGLTRMFVIPRVSKFFTVSVSSTNVVASEATVVIASESFADFALLQSLFHQLWTFSYQSSLETRGRYTPSDCFETFPFPTPDPSDLSTQFPTLNAIGETYYTHRQAVMRNRQEGLTKTYNRFHDPNETANDIQKLRELHIEMDREVANAYGWQDLDLGHDFHTTKQGIRFTISETARREVLDRLLELNHQRYAEEVAQGLHDKKKAKGKGQKAKGKAQPSKVDSEKPMQGSLF
- a CDS encoding HipA-like protein, which translates into the protein MSYQFPIFEVPVDAAEAEEAMGSRFKFWFKHPEFGNCLFKQTRSNTGEDWTEKIAAELAQLLGLPHATYELAVWRGQNGVISPNFLLENTALIHGNDILAGLASNYPRDQGYRLSQHTVSIVCAALKRPGLQLPLGWVSPPGITEAISTFVGYLLLDAWIGNGDRHHENWGFVVRLPEGIPHLAPTYDHASCLGRELLDAKRQEKLQQQTVKQYTEKSRSAFYQQQGDRRPMLTFDVFVAIARQYPRSAKIWLNQLAKISLQEVKDLLQQVPGSRISPVALEFGYQMLEINRSRLLRLQKDLT
- a CDS encoding HIRAN domain-containing protein, translating into MKTLFLAWQDPTSRTWFPVGKLTYEEGLYQFSYLQGAIEAKEKANFQPLWSFPEFYHTYTSAELFPLFANRLLRPSRPDYKDFVQWLNIPEQQDDPIALLARSGGRRKTDSFEVFPCPERDEQGNYHIHFFAHGLRHFPDSIQQYVQSLQPEAPLLVTHDLQNPVDSRALILRTEDLHFVGYCPRYLTQDVFELISHFPKQVSVTVERVNPPPTPLQFRLLCSLTATWSEDFQPFSSPIYQPLAEENFEAIA
- a CDS encoding UvrD-helicase domain-containing protein, producing the protein MPFEIIHKPTFTNQLLAIPKERVIQILEKIEVLRDDPKPHGSLKKKLHGYKGDIYRLRSGDFRIIYTYGDGWVALLGVDARKDVYRGDKLVAEETEVDVTPFSRLDDLLTLEKAPSPQPKSSQPDNLLPVELTEDLLDRLLIPKACFPTLLACRTFDDLLDAVVPDGVRDRLFDCITAPNFDQVLNQPNFVTGSSDELLRFKEGDLLGFLLKLNSEQEKFVTWAVNATGPTLLKGGPGTGKSTIALYRTREILKQLQATGVSQPRILFTTYTNALVTFSEQLLGQLLGKDAQFVEVKTSDTPMYSLICQSTGKPKIANAKDLLKLVQEAVPKAIATLEGNVLQQQAQRLILQRLQPEYLVEELSEVIDARGIETLEDYQATPRTGRSIALNKTQRQAIWNLRQHFNQFLASQGLETWAQMRNRALALLQSLPQPPVYDAVIVDEAQDLSPTVLRFLVQLCREPNRLFITADANQSIYGSSFRWSDVHQSLKFVGRTGILKINHRTTQEIGEAAYSYLQEGTLDEDDNERLYIHTGPSPAVRAIEDRVTEGNLLAQFCRTAAHEFRLGLGACAILVPSERAGRNITGQLNHMGIEAQFMNSKDLKLKGKGVKVLPLKAAKGLEFPIVAIAGFLETSYPGITKGMTPEAAAEILNRERRTLYVAMTRAMRALLVLVPAQKPSSLLQTFDPQLWNLGNS